One Campylobacter pinnipediorum subsp. caledonicus genomic window carries:
- a CDS encoding AAC(3) family N-acetyltransferase, translating to MKELFAFDKKTFSNEDLSQCLSELGIKNGDIICIHSSIFKFGKPLAKPDELLLSICNTFIKAVGKDGTILMPTFTYSFCKNQIYDKTNSKSTVGVLGEFFRNMNGVKRTNDPIFSFAVYGKRADEFLVETDNCFGENSPYDVLAKNNGKIIMLGLKEDGYSFHMYVEQRAKISYRYFKTFSGILVDENGNKRKKSIDYFVRDLDINPKTDREKRAKTLEENNILKSKNFAGSIVCVVDAKKNLELFLEMFKKDENCFII from the coding sequence ATGAAAGAATTATTTGCTTTTGATAAAAAAACTTTTTCCAATGAAGACTTATCTCAGTGTTTAAGTGAGCTTGGTATAAAAAATGGCGATATCATATGCATACATAGTAGCATATTTAAATTTGGAAAACCTCTTGCCAAACCAGATGAATTACTTTTAAGCATTTGCAACACTTTTATCAAAGCAGTTGGAAAAGATGGAACCATTCTTATGCCAACATTTACATATAGCTTTTGCAAAAATCAAATATATGACAAAACAAATTCAAAAAGCACAGTAGGAGTGTTGGGTGAGTTTTTTAGAAATATGAACGGCGTAAAAAGAACAAACGATCCTATATTTTCTTTTGCTGTATATGGAAAAAGAGCAGATGAGTTTTTGGTAGAAACTGATAATTGTTTTGGAGAAAATAGTCCTTATGATGTTTTGGCAAAAAATAATGGCAAAATTATTATGCTTGGTCTAAAAGAAGATGGTTATTCTTTTCATATGTATGTAGAACAACGAGCAAAAATAAGCTATAGATATTTTAAAACTTTTAGTGGAATATTAGTAGATGAAAATGGAAATAAAAGAAAAAAGAGTATAGATTATTTTGTTAGAGATTTAGATATAAATCCAAAAACCGATAGAGAAAAAAGAGCTAAAACACTTGAAGAAAATAATATATTAAAAAGCAAAAACTTTGCTGGTTCTATAGTGTGTGTAGTTGATGCTAAGAAAAATTTAGAACTTTTCTTAGAAATGTTTAAAAAAGATGAAAATTGTTTTATAATTTAA
- a CDS encoding amino acid adenylation domain-containing protein — MITSVCDFLDNTCSLYPDKIAFVKDDRNISYLEFNISSKKVASKILEYDVSRKPVLIILSKSIECLVSFLGVARSGNFYTLIDENTPKERILKIVETLKPSVLITSKENKLDFLNLHAIFCEDFEDFGIDENKLKIAKENQIDTDLLYVFFTSGSTGIPKGVSITHKSVIDYTSWVCETFDITKDEILANQAPFYFDNSILDIFSTIKTGATLHIVPNSLFSFPIKIIEYIKKHKVSFIFWVPSVLIYFANTNAFEDVCLPCLKKVLFCGEPMPNKQLNILRRCLKDTIFANLYGPTEITDVCSYYICDREFRDDDILPIGRACKNMQLLVFDDDMSLIDNNNTQSKGELYVRGTGLSVGYYGDKEKTNKAFIQNPLHDNYEDKIYKTGDIVKYNEHGELLCLGRSDGQIKVLGHRVELGEIESIINSHKDILNCACVFLDDKIHCFYESDKDINIKEFLKDKLPVYMIPRKYIKLDGFRYNQNGKIDRQHLGV; from the coding sequence ATGATAACAAGTGTTTGTGATTTTTTAGATAATACATGTAGTTTATATCCAGATAAAATAGCTTTTGTTAAAGATGATAGAAATATAAGCTACTTGGAATTTAATATATCAAGCAAAAAAGTAGCTAGTAAGATATTAGAATATGATGTAAGCAGAAAGCCTGTATTGATAATACTATCAAAATCAATAGAGTGCTTGGTGTCTTTTTTGGGTGTGGCAAGAAGTGGAAACTTTTATACTCTTATAGATGAAAATACTCCAAAAGAAAGAATTCTTAAAATAGTAGAAACATTAAAACCAAGTGTTTTAATAACAAGTAAAGAAAATAAACTAGATTTTTTAAACTTACATGCTATATTTTGTGAAGACTTTGAAGACTTTGGCATAGATGAAAATAAATTAAAAATAGCAAAAGAAAATCAAATAGATACTGACTTGCTTTATGTATTTTTTACATCCGGTTCTACCGGTATTCCAAAAGGGGTTAGTATAACTCACAAAAGCGTTATAGACTATACATCTTGGGTTTGCGAAACATTTGATATAACAAAAGATGAGATATTGGCAAACCAGGCACCTTTTTATTTTGATAATTCTATACTTGATATATTTAGTACCATTAAGACCGGAGCTACTTTACATATAGTTCCAAATAGTCTTTTTTCTTTTCCAATAAAAATAATAGAGTATATAAAAAAACATAAAGTATCTTTTATATTTTGGGTTCCATCTGTGCTAATCTATTTTGCAAATACAAACGCTTTTGAAGATGTTTGTTTGCCATGTTTAAAAAAAGTTTTGTTTTGCGGTGAGCCAATGCCAAATAAACAATTAAATATATTAAGAAGGTGCTTAAAAGATACAATTTTTGCAAATTTATATGGCCCTACAGAGATAACCGATGTTTGCTCTTATTATATATGCGATAGAGAGTTTAGAGATGATGATATACTTCCTATAGGCAGAGCTTGTAAAAATATGCAGCTTTTGGTATTTGATGATGATATGAGTTTGATTGATAATAACAATACACAGTCAAAAGGTGAGCTTTATGTAAGAGGTACAGGGCTTAGTGTTGGGTATTACGGTGATAAAGAAAAGACAAACAAGGCTTTTATACAAAATCCTTTGCATGATAATTATGAAGATAAAATTTACAAAACCGGCGATATAGTAAAGTATAATGAGCATGGAGAGCTTTTATGTCTCGGAAGATCTGACGGACAAATAAAAGTTTTAGGTCATAGGGTTGAACTTGGTGAGATAGAAAGCATTATAAACTCACATAAAGATATATTAAATTGTGCTTGTGTATTTTTAGATGATAAAATACATTGCTTTTATGAGTCAGATAAAGATATAAATATAAAAGAGTTTTTAAAAGATAAATTACCAGTGTATATGATTCCAAGAAAATATATAAAATTAGATGGTTTTAGGTATAATCAAAATGGCAAGATAGATAGACAACACCTAGGAGTATGA